Genomic window (Pradoshia sp. D12):
AAAATCAAACATACAAGGCCCGTATATTCTGATGCCTCATTCAGTTTCAGGAATTTACAGTATGTATTTTGCTAATACATACCCAGGGGAAGTTAAAGGTATCATAGGAATCGACCCGACATTACCACATGCTTTAGAATATTTTAGTGAGGATGCACCTAAAATGCCTAAGTTTTTAAAATATCTGGCACCAACCGGAATCGCTAGATTAGCATTGTATATTAATTCTCAAGTTTTTTTACCTATTGCAGATGACGGCACCTATTCCGAAAAAAAATTAAAAATGACCAAGGCACTTTCCGCATGGAAGGGTTACAACAAAAACGTTGTTGCTGAAGCCAATGAAATAAAAGAAAATATTGATAAAACCGTTGATATGAAGTTACCATCTACTATTCCAGTCTTATTCTTTACAACGAAAGAAGAAAAGGGATTAGAGGATGGCAAGAATAACGTGTCTTTTTATCAGACACAATTAACTAATCATCCTGCTAGTAAAGTTGTAGTCTTACAGGGTCATCACTATCTTCATTGGACACGTTCTAAGGAAATGAACAAAGAAATTAATGAATTCACAAGTTCATTTTCTGTTGAGCAATAACAACATGCGAAGGCC
Coding sequences:
- a CDS encoding alpha/beta fold hydrolase: MKKTKKRYRIWIVLRNILFSILAAFVIWITFSNIMTVYEQTKYQPIGEVVEVDGENIHIYTKGEGADTIVLLSGLGTAAPALDFDPLINEISKNNKVVVVEPFGYGWSDITKKERTVENIVEEIRVALKKSNIQGPYILMPHSVSGIYSMYFANTYPGEVKGIIGIDPTLPHALEYFSEDAPKMPKFLKYLAPTGIARLALYINSQVFLPIADDGTYSEKKLKMTKALSAWKGYNKNVVAEANEIKENIDKTVDMKLPSTIPVLFFTTKEEKGLEDGKNNVSFYQTQLTNHPASKVVVLQGHHYLHWTRSKEMNKEINEFTSSFSVEQ